The following is a genomic window from Leptidea sinapis chromosome 1, ilLepSina1.1, whole genome shotgun sequence.
tgttgaaaCCATAGTTTGGCGCGGCAGCCAAAATagaagttttattaataatagctgGCAACGCTAACGCGCTTATATCGTCTcaatttttcgtttcatcgagtttcaaatcacaacgattccaaagaagtttcacttcaaaaattatattaacagaAGAAAATACATACGTAAATAGTAAGAGGTGAGACGTAACACCCCACACACGAACGAAATTAACGTTTTGCTACTCCCACCGCGGAACAGCTACTGATGTCTCACAGTAAGTCAAAAGAACACGCAAATGCTAGAGCGAAACAgtcaataattttcaataaatcgGCGCGTGCTTGCTCGGGTGGGGTGTTGGGGCACCCCTGTTACCACCCTAATcgtaatattcaaaatagtaaaGAGCTAATGCCAAACGAGGCTAACTGCTTACaatttttcaatcaaaatcggttatagTCACAAAAGATTCTCTTTCTtcttctatcttgctgtattaCTTAAATATGGGCTAAGCCCGCCATGCCGATAATGCCGAATCGCTGTGGAGCGCATTACAAACTACGTGGTTCGAGACACGTACGTACACACCCAGTTGTAACATTCTACActtcaatgcaaaattatggATCCAGTTGGTTTATTTTCTATGCGACATCTAGACATGCTGATGCATACTAGAGGCATGCTTTatcgaataggtggtagtttttgaatttcaatgaGTAATTTTAagtcctgttttgaataaattgcCTAGTCAGTAGTAGTGttatcaaaacaataataacttattagCCTAGTGGTAGTGGTAAGCGACCTGTCGACTGAGCTAGAGGGAAGTGACCCCGGGAGGTTtaaattccggtaggtgcaaacatttatatgatgaatgtggatgtttgtttccgagtagtGGATGTTGTTTAGGTATGTACGTGTATtgtaataactttattattgtcttgcacccatagtacaggctatacccAGTTTGAGGCAAAATAATCTGtgtatatagaaataatatagCGTGAATCCCAGTACATTCGGGTATCCAGAGGAATTATAGTGCAGATGCATGTACTTAGTTGTCTTTTCAATTTATTGCTTTACTATGGGTGCGAACGTGGACCGTTCAAGCGTGACCACTTTTAgtgttaattaataatctttatttaaatagtggCACGGGATGAAGCATTGACGTTTCCCATTAGTGTAGCcacagtttaaaaataacattttatcatAAATTCACGAAGTATTTCAATTATTGCAATGATTAGCCCATAGTACTTGAAAATCGGAAAATTCTAATGTACTGGCAAttactatgtattttttttctgctaaaaatttgttttcattcGCGTTTGAGAATCGAATACGGAAGTGTCGAAATTCTTATTGATCGTTTGCTCCTTAAGTCGAGCGTTGacttgtataatatgttttgttcttattttaaaaggAATAAGGAATAAAAATGTCCAAATTATGGTGATATACAAATTACCCCCGTAGAAAGGACATATTCTCAGAAACATGGCTGCAAGAGGAGACAAAGGAAATGGAAATGGCGAGGAGCAGATTGTTGAGGTAAATCGATTTGTCCTACATTCTGTTGATGACCTGCCTTGAACTGAGAATTGATAATGATGGTTTTGCAGACTTTGGCTGATGTATTCCGTTGCTTCATTTGTATGGAGAAACTTGTGGATGCACACCTGTGCCCTCATTGTTCCAAACTCTGCTGCTACGCCTGTATTCGTCGATGGCTGACAGAACAAAGGTCCCAGTGTCCGCACTGCCGTGCATCACTTCACCTTCATGAACTGGTTAACTGTCGCTGGGTGGAAGAAGTCACACAGCAGATAGAAACAATGCAACAGACCAATTCTGCTTGTCAAAGAGATAGCTACAGAGATAGGTATTTATCgaagatatatttaaataatttaaagtacaATGAAGTCCCAACTCCATACATTTGTGAGACCTCATACATATTAAATCCTGTtaaggtaaataatatatactttcagtattatatatagtaaataatactGACTGTATTAGGCAGTAACACAGTAAGAGGCAACTTTGATTAAGTTTCTAGCTGGATTGATATCACAGCACCATTGTTTCCAAACTCAATTGTGTAAGCAATTTTGAGCTTATGTTTGAATTGTGCTAGAGCTTGAAATTACCAGATTAATTCATTATTTATCAAGGCGACAATTAGGTTTGAACACTATTAACAGTTTTGGGACTTGATGAATCTTGAATGACACTGTATTGCAGCAGGCAGATCATATCACTTACCATCCTGTGGACATCGGTTTTTTCCTATAGATATcagagatttatttttaattcatttcatGGCCATGGAAAATCtatatcagaggaatcacatgtgTTGCCAGCCTATTAAGTGATTGTACACGGAGTTATGGAAAGGTAGAATTGGGTGCCAGGTCAAACACCTCTTCTGAACACTTCCCATTGTACGAAGAAGTAAatagaagacacacaccaaAGCAAGGTGTCTTCACAGCCAAGTGAATttagcctatttgaataaagtttatttgactttgactctgaattaaatttaatggcTTTGAACAGTTTCTCTATTTTTttacatctttgttttcaaattacaGTAGATCCCCTCTAAACTCGCACTCCCTGTAATCCTTTGCATCCTGTAATCTTTCATCAGCTGTAATCCAACATATAGACATGTTGGATAACAGGTTGGATTACACTGTTGAATGACTGAAACATTATTTTGCCAAATTTTAACTAAACAAGCTCAGAAGGAAATGCACAAAACATTgacaatttaagaaaaatgtgattcaatattttgaaaaaaatattttttggatctacatatttaatcataattattatttaagtaaactACTTAAAGATTTTGAAATGAATAtggcatattttattattattattaatttgatcaTAGAagtttttctatgaaaatattatctaaGAATCAGAAACTGAGGCTGTTACTATGTTAAGTTGATTATTATTCTGAGGTTTCactttttagaaaaaaattaactacTCATCTGCTTAGAACATGTATACTATATAAGCAATtatcttttttaaaaatgaataatttttagaTGTCCATCACATCAGGAGAAGTTATCAGTTTATTGTTGGACATGTCGGCGTTGCATCTGCCACCAGTGTGCTCTGTGGGGAGGCACTCACTCAGGTCACACTTTCAAGCCATTGGAAGAAGTCTATGACCAACATGTGACTCAAATCCGAGATGAGATCTCACAGTTAAGACGTAGACTGTTGGAGCTTATAAGCTTGTTTCAAGATGTGGTAATgtacaatacaattttgctAGACTTTTTCAAaagaaagttttattttttactacaaataaatgtgaatgttactTACTTGATCACATACTTTTACATCACTACAATCATAAAAACATTTCTATAATACAGAAATGTTTGTGATAGGTGATAACACATTTATTTCTGTACAGAATttaccaaaaacttggtttgaACATAGGGATTAGtgttatttacttataaattcaATATGGATTAATAAAGGTTTGCTTTCAATCATGACTGCTGTGATTTCACATGTTATACTACAAATATTCCAGAGACTGTATCAGTCTGTcggattgttttattaatatttttttatagtattgttgTTTATCTCTTCCAGGAGCGCAATGTAGAATCAGTGCGTGCGGCGAAAGATGAGCGAGTGCGCGAGATACGCAATGCAGTGGAACTGATGATCTCAAGACTGGATTCTGCCCTCAAAGCGAAGCTCCTGACACTGATGGGACAGAAGAATAGCCTCACGCAAGAGACTGAACAACTGGAGCATTTGTTACAGGAGGTTGAACATAAACTCCACACTAGCACCAGGTGATAATGGTTTAATAAACAACACTTTATTAATTAGTGCCCAAATaatgcttataatatatattattccgttactaaaaagttataatattttattatgatagttCGCGCGCGCTCAAACGGACAGCTGCTTACTCGTTTTGATccgtcattttattttaaataccacgataataagttatatttcgAAGTTGAATACAGTTTAAAATGTGAGTTTTGGTGTATTAAAATccttaaagatataataatagtgATACATATTGTGATTGAACTTAAAATCTGTAAGTTATCCCTAATAATACTCATAATACATTACTGTGCTGAGTCACTGCATTAAACGCGTAAGCGACGCGATATGCACGTCGCTTAGACCTTTTTCGCCGCGCATACCTACACTGTGACTGTTTGTACTTTGTTCAGAGCAAGCAAGGCTAACTGCTCGTGCCTAACAGCAAGTAGTATTCGTGACATCATTCGCGAAGAGCTTCTAACATCTTATAAGCTTCAATTTATGCCTCAATTATTAGATATCCAGAAAACGGTATCGCCTCTTGAAGCTTCGATCTCGTTTTTTAATGATGAGCTGGAAAAAGTTAGAGAAGTACAGAAAGCGCAGTCCTTAGTGGTGGAAggcttaaaaaaagaaaatgaaacacTACGTCAAAATTACAACTTGGTTTCATCGCGGCTCTCTCGGTTGGACCAGCAGTTGCGGTCAACCAATATCGAACTACAATGTGTACCCGAGCACAACAAGAAAACTTGCACACCATCGTTCAACAACTcggcaaaataattaaatgtcccGTCAGCAAAAGTAATATCTATTACTGCTCGAGATTGGCCAAAATGGATAATACAGGCCCCTGCCCACGCTCTATACTTGTAAAATTCAACAGCCCGCGTATGCGCGATGAATTTCTTGCAGCtaccataaaatataataagaacaacaaaaattacaaattaaactcAAGTTATTTGAAGTTTGCCTCCGACAAGAACCCACGCCGCAGCCCGCAGCAAGGCGAAAGTACTTCAGTATAGATATCTGTTGGGTGCTCGATGGACGTTTTTTCATGCGCAGGAACGAGGAGTAGAATTATATTCATATTGAAAGTATACATATCCTAAATCAAGTGCCATAATAAAGCTATGTTTGCCATAATTACTACTTACTAAAGGGCACTACAtctaatcttaatttaaataaccaAAATGTAAGAGGGCTCAGAACTAAAATTGTCGAGCTATTTAATAGCATAGTGTGTTGCGACTATGACATATTAGTTCTTACAGAGACATGGCTGAATAGCAGTGTATCCGATGGCGAAATTTTCGATGATCGTTATAATGTGTATAGGCGAGATCGCAAAAGTCGTGGCTTTCGGCGTTTTGATTGCAGTCTCCAAGTGATTAAAATCCTTTCGTTTATTTGGGTTTGAATCGGATTGCGAGGATCTTTGGTTTAAACTTGAAGTACAAGATAAATTATTTTCCTGTAGATTTACTTATTTGTGGTGTTTATCTTCCGCCGCCGGTTCAAGTTCATATACTCGACACGTTTCTCATCAATACTAATCACATATTAGAAAATCATTCTAGCGGCGCTCTCATCTTATGCGACTTTAAGTGGCATAATCTGGGAGAAAACTAATTCTCTTGCTCTAGCTCCGCAACTCTCTAACAGTTCGCTTCACAATTAACTTAGCATAGACATATATAACATAGACTTCATATCCCTGAACAATCTCAGTCAAAACAACTCAGGTCTTAACTATAAGGATAAAACGCTGGATTTATTACGTTCCATACCTTTATCACAACTAACATGCCTAAAGCCTTCAATTGCAATCGATCCGCTACATCCTCCTTTTGAATTCTATATCTCTTTCACTAGCGTAGAAACCTATCCGCGAGCCGCGAATTTAAACTTCGTTACAAAGCGGATTACGCGAAgattttgaatgaaataaataatgttaattggAATGCTAAGCTTAAGAATTGTTCTACAGTTGATGACATGGTGTAAGTATTCTATAGTACTCTGAGATTTCTGATATCTAAATATGTACCAAAAAGCCGACCCCGCAGCACTAAATATCCCTTATGGTTCTCCACTGCACTTATAAGaactataaaagaaaaatatagatacagaataaaatatcgaaaatacAATAACCCTAGAGATCTAGTTACGTTTGAAATATTACGTGAACGTTTTGGATAAACTTCATAAAACTAATAACGCAAGGTACTTAAACAACTTAGAATGTCATCTAATCCCAAGTTATTCTGGAACTTTGTTAAATCTAAGAGAGGAGGAAAGACTAAGTATCCCGCTCAAATTACTCTAAATGACAGCACTGCAAGAAATGGTCCTGAAATTTGTGATCTCTTTGCCACTCAGTTCTCATCAGTTTACAACCGAGACCAACTACTTTTGTTGAGCCTAATACACCTCtcacctcaatttttttggcTTCAATATCTGTTACTAAGAAACAggtatatatagtattaaaaaGACTTGACTCTGGTAAGGGCGCCGGATCTGATGGAATACCGTCCATTTTTGCAGTAAATTGTGCCAGTGGTTTGGCTTGGCCTCTCTTCATTATTTTCAACAAATCCTTGGAAACTGGAGTATTCCCAACGACATGGAAAACGTCTCGTATCCTGCCGTTATATAAAAGTGGTGATGCTACAAGAGCAACAAATTATAGACCCATTTCTCTCTTACCCATTTTTgctaaagtttttgaaaagCTAGTTTTTACCACACTCATCTAGCACTTCAAACAGTTGATTGTCCTAGAACAACATGGTTTTGTAAAGTCTAGATCCACTGTATCTAATCTGTTTTCTTTTGTCGAAGACGTTATTGGGGAAGTGGACCATGGCGGCTGTACAGACGCTAAATATACTGACTtcagcaaggcttttgacaGAGTACATCACGAGTCCCTTCTGAAACTTTCGTCCTGTGGGTTGTCCGGTATTCTGTTGAACTGGTTTAAGTCATAATTAGTGGATCGAATCGTGGGCATTTCTCTAAATGTTTTACAGCCGTGTCTGGGGTACCGCAGGGCCTTCATCTTGGACCCTTGCTcttcaatataattataaatgatattaagataagataagataagatcatttatttgtagtcatgggcatagatgtttcaaatcacaataaaagttctccattccttgcccgcatgctgtggcgtacaaatagtaattaataacaagtcaaacaaatatatatatatacacaatgacagttaattgatatacatatcaataattgaatattttgaaataacaaataacaagtgaaattggtaaaaagaaattaaattaagtaaaatgatatttaaaaaaatgttacttgaGTGTTGCatctgaaaagaagtcttttatggaatagtacgatTTTGTCACTAGCACAttatagtttctttttaaaacacttcaacttaagttctgtgatatgtgtaggtatcttgttaaatattctcggcgccatttcaagaacactattgtacATCGAAGCTGTGTTGCTGCCATGTAAACGTAATCTATTCTTGCTTCTCAAATTTATATTGTGGATTTCAGATGTTCTGACAAATGTATCAGGGttagtttttacaaataatgctatttcataGATATATAGTGAGGTCAAAGTAAGAATTTTAAGTTGGTTAAAGAATGGCTTACATCAGCTATCCCTTATTTTAAGACTACACATTGACCTAACTCGTCTGATGACTGTGTTTTGCTACAGAGAGATTTGGATAGATTGAGCAGATGGTGTAGTATAAATGGCATGTCCCTAAATAATCAGAAATGATATGTTATAAGCTCCAcgagaaagaaaacaaaaatacccAGGTCATACTACATCATGGTTGATCATATTTGCGATTTGGGAGTCACCCTTGACTGTAAGCTGAGATTCAATGTACATATTGACAACATTGTAAAGAGAAGCTTCAAGACTCTTGGATTTGTCATAAGAAGCAGCAGGGAGTTTAAGTTATCCAGcactaaaatattacaatataactgTTTAGTGCGTAGCTTTGTAAAGTATTGCAGTGTCGTATGGAAAGTGTACAAACGAGATTTTTATGGCACCTATCTTATTCTTGTAATTTGGCCAAGAAACTCCCAAACTATAAAGATCGTTTGCGATGCTTCGATTTAGTTTCCTTAAATAACGGCAGAAAATTACATGATGCtgtatttttgtacaaactgGTCAATGGCACAATCGACAGTccttatttaatttcaaaatttaacatttttgtcCCAAGAACGAGTTCAGCACGGTCGAATCTGGGCCTCCATTCTCCTTTGAACAGAATCACAAGTACTAACAACGCTGCTCATAACTGCACTGTCAATGgcgataataattatattaagggTGGTGGGCTGTCGATAAGACACCAAGCTATTGATATCTTCTCTAATCACATCCACAGCTACAAACAGCTTTCGctaataatatgtgtaatacgtcttattttgaaatttagtcactaatgtattaacaatgatttattttatgagcTCTTTTTCCTTAGgtcaaatttaatatatttctcacagttttaattaatttaaaattttgaaatacatagtaatataatttattttttatattgatattaatttgcTAAAACGTAAGTAATGTTTTGTTTGTGTTCGTTTGTTAATTGCTCTCGTTTTGCATCTATAATTGAGGTGTCacttatatagttataatatatttgttagttATTAAGGAATTGTATGCACAGTGCTCACCCTGTtggaacaaataataaataatacttataacaattattttcgttataaaaacattattttatgaaataataatagagCATATTTTGCTCTAGGTAAAGTGGGCATTCTCCACATCAATATTGGCAGTTTTGTTTGATATGAAACTTTGAAGGAGCTTTGTAGCCCTAAGGTACTATTGTATATGGACCATTCTAGTGGAACACTTAATACTTCAACATAAATGATACAATCAAGTAGCAAGAagaatcatttatatattatacaatataacactatttattaatatacaataataagctatattattttaattttctttttcttgcATCAGATCCGAATTAATTACAAGGAGTGGAGAACTAATGCAGATGATTCACCAAATCCGAAAGAAGCCAATGGCAAGCTTTGTCACTGCTCCAGTGCCAGCTGACTTCCATaggtaatttatttacaaatgtaataattattgtagtatatgcatattataataaactttcaactttttaattGAGTGATTAcaatttaactattttaaataaataatatttaatacgaaTTTGAAAAAATGGCGACAAATGCGTGTGCACAGTGTTCAACCAATAGTCTCTTCTTGGTTATTTATTGTTATGTCATTTTGGCATGTGTTGGATGAGGTATAGCACAGTACCCATCATTGTGAAGGACTTTGTTCAGTGGTGGATGTCTTCTGGCTGATATGATAATGATGTCAAAATGGCAGGCGTTTACAAGTGCCGAGCGTCTGttggcatttttaaaaaataataatttaatttatttctgcactaaatattttaatttataaattgatgTAAACTATcaaataacattttcaaaaacattattcATACATATAGCAATAAATGCATAACAAGACAAGTGAATCTAATATGAAACTTGAATGCTTTGT
Proteins encoded in this region:
- the LOC126966316 gene encoding E3 ubiquitin-protein ligase TRIM37-like, whose product is MAARGDKGNGNGEEQIVETLADVFRCFICMEKLVDAHLCPHCSKLCCYACIRRWLTEQRSQCPHCRASLHLHELVNCRWVEEVTQQIETMQQTNSACQRDSYRDRCPSHQEKLSVYCWTCRRCICHQCALWGGTHSGHTFKPLEEVYDQHVTQIRDEISQLRRRLLELISLFQDVERNVESVRAAKDERVREIRNAVELMISRLDSALKAKLLTLMGQKNSLTQETEQLEHLLQEVEHKLHTSTRSELITRSGELMQMIHQIRKKPMASFVTAPVPADFHSEIVPSYDSSTFPLSNFTQLQHAAAPVYSSPLHVHGLCWRLKVYPDGNGVVRGNYLSVFLELSAGLPETTKYEYRVEMLHQVSRDPSKNIVREFASDFEVGECWGYNRFFRLDLLASEGYLNPENDTLILRFQVRPPTFYQRCRDQQWYINQLISMQNQHVVQINDLKEVGQYVIM